The Amycolatopsis camponoti genome segment CGCGATCAGCAGCGTGCCGTCCGCGGTGAAGGCCAGGCCGTTCGCGACGATGTGCTGCGAGCCCGCCGTGTCCGCCGCGGTCCTTCCGCTCGGCGTGATCGTGACCGAGCCGGGCGGCAGCCCGCGCACGTCCCGGCCGATTCCACCGGGGATGACGTCGCTGACCATGGGCTGCACGCGGAACTGTTCGAGCGCGACGCCATCCGCGCCCGCCCGCCAGACGCGGCCCTGGCCGGTGCCGCCGTCGGAGATCCACAGCGCGCCCGACCGGTCGAACGCCAGGCCGTTCGCGCCCGGGACGCCGCTCGCGAACACCGTCGCCGCCGGCGGGTTCGCCGCGTCCGGCACGAACGACACCACGGTGTCGGCGTTCGCGACGTACAGCCGGCCGCGGCGGTCGAACGTGAGTCCGGTGGGGTTGCACGGCGCCGGGATCGTGCCGACGACGGCGGCCGGTCCGCCGCCGGCCGCGACCCGGTAGACCGGGCAGGGATCGGCGCCGCGCGCCGGGGTGTAGAGGTTGCCGCGGCCGTCGGTGGTCAAGCCTTCGAGGCCGAGCGGTGACGCGAACACCGTCTCGAACACG includes the following:
- a CDS encoding SMP-30/gluconolactonase/LRE family protein; translation: MRRTVVLALTAVLSAGLLSGASAGEVPPSRHPAVFETVFASPLGLEGLTTDGRGNLYTPARGADPCPVYRVAAGGGPAAVVGTIPAPCNPTGLTFDRRGRLYVANADTVVSFVPDAANPPAATVFASGVPGANGLAFDRSGALWISDGGTGQGRVWRAGADGVALEQFRVQPMVSDVIPGGIGRDVRGLPPGSVTITPSGRTAADTAGSQHIVANGLAFTADGTLLIADTARGALWRVPMDRGGRPRASTGCDSAFPADTLCLDDVDVQHPYLEGADGIVLDRAGNVWTAANERNAIVLTRRDGRVVEYFRNPADATSKLRNGGPLEFPTSPVLLPDGRLCVTNSDGNRRDNAPNTAGEANPAGPVRAKISCVKP